The following coding sequences lie in one Alosa alosa isolate M-15738 ecotype Scorff River chromosome 21, AALO_Geno_1.1, whole genome shotgun sequence genomic window:
- the upf3b gene encoding regulator of nonsense transcripts 3B, with amino-acid sequence MKEDKENTRPREKKVDIKCEENEKPDKPCKDKKEAMTKIVIRRLPPSLTKEELEEQLQPLPEVDYLEFFSNDTSLYPHLFSRAYLNFKNQDDIVLFRDRFDGYVFIDSRGQEYPAVVEFAPFQKIAKRRSKKRDAKSGTIEEDGDYKKFLEFYNGDDEKLTSTPETLLEEIEAKTKELIAKKTTPLLDFLKNKQRIREEKKEERRRRELERKRLRDEERRKWREEDRRKRKDAEKFKKGERAAEKDKEQSKEEPKIKLLKKPEKADEGEAEKPKEKGKKAEREKQKEERGPGSSDMKKRQNGENREDRPRKLDEDGRKDYRDRDADRDRERDRERRLKEKERIRRQDEDRRRRRERHDGENTFKKREEEGRKERWEKRRNENSGESSSHADKPEKTSKDHKKEESNKRERLRNKDRPAIQLYQPGARSRNRTSGPSGDAHVANKKADGDGKNTQEKGEE; translated from the exons ATGAAAGAAGACAAAGAAAATACTCGTCCTAGAGAGAAAAAAGTGGATATTAAATGTGAAGAAAATGAAAAGCCCGACAAGCCATGTAAAGACAAAAAGGAAGCAATGACCAAG ATTGTCATCCGACGTCTCCCACCAAGTTTAACAAAGGAGGAATTAGAAGAGCAACTGCAACCATTACCTGAAGTTGACTACCTTGAGTTCTTTTCTAACGACACCAG CCTTTACCCGCACCTCTTCTCAAGAGCGTATCTAAATTTCAAGAATCAAGATGATATCGTACTCTTCCGAGATCGATTTGATGGATATGTCTTTATCGACAGCAGAG GTCAGGAGTATCCAGCAGTTGTGGAGTTTGCACCATTCCAGAAAATTGCCAAAAGGAGGAGCAAGAAAAGGGATGCCAAAAGTGGAACAATTGAAGAAG ATGGTGATTACAAGAAGTTCCTGGAGTTTTACAATGGAGATGATGAAAAGCTGACATCTACACCAGAGACTCTGCTTGAGGAGATAGAGGCTAAAACGAAAGAACTTATTG CCAAGAAGACCACACCTCTCTTGGATTTCCTGAAGAATAAACAG AGAAtaagggaggagaagaaagaagagaggagaaggagggagctGGAGCGAAAGCGCTTGCGGGATGAGGAACGACGCAagtggagagaagaggacagaCGGAAACGGAAGGATGCtgaaaaatttaaaaaaggagagagagccgcTGAAAAGGACAAAGAACAGTCCAAAGAAGAACCCAAGATCAAG CTCCTTAAGAAACCTGAGAAAGCTGATGAAGGTGAGGCTGAGAAGCCAAAAGAGAAGGGGAAGAAGGCCGAGCGAGAGAagcagaaggaggagaggggtcCTGGAAGCTCTGACATGAAGAAGCGCCAGAATGGGGAAAACCGTGAGGACAGGCCAAGAAA GTTAGATGAAGATGGTCGCAAAGACTACAGAGATCGGGATGCGGATAGAGATAGGGAACGAGATCGCGAACGCCGCCTTAAAGAAAAGGAGCGTATCAGACGACAAGATGAGGACCGGCGTAGGAGGAGAGAGCGTCATGATGGAGAGAACACCTTCAAAAAGcgagaggaggaaggaaggaaagagcgTTGGGAGAAAAGGAGGAATGAAAACAGTGGGGAATCCTCCAGTCATGCAGATAAACCtgaaaaaacatctaaagaccACAAAAAGGAGGAAAGCAACAAAAGAGAGCGGCTGAGGAACAAG GACCGGCCTGCCATCCAGCTCTACCAGCCGGGTGCCAGGAGCCGCAACCGGACCAGTGGGCCGTCAGGCGACGCTCATGTGGCCAATAAGAAGGCTGATGGTGATGGCAAGAACACCCAGGAGAAGGGCGAGGAGTGA